Proteins encoded by one window of Paenibacillus sp. DCT19:
- a CDS encoding iron ABC transporter permease, which yields MAQTVQLQTPRVGKKESLIHSKSGFALLIALLIGVMIISVGIAVSIGQVSIPLAESYRILVFKLTGFQIGQAPIEAGSFTDIIWQIRFPRVLMAMFIGAGLAMCGAVMQAAVQNPLADPYILGISSGASLGATFAILIGFGAISWLGQTGVAFWAFAGAMGASLLVLTLAGIRGKMTSVKLVLAGMVINALCTAFSNFIIYFANNAEGIKTVTFWTMGSLAASGWNKLPLIGIVVIVSIVFFLLQSRVLNTMLLGDEAAVTLGINLSVYRRLYMLLTALVTGVMVASCGMIGFVGLIIPHIVRGLVGSNHRKVMPVSVLFGAIFLIWTDVIARSLISSVELPIGIITAMIGAPMFMYMLVKKGYGFGGN from the coding sequence ATGGCACAGACAGTTCAGCTTCAGACACCGCGTGTGGGGAAAAAAGAATCTCTTATTCACAGCAAATCCGGTTTTGCACTATTAATCGCGCTTCTGATTGGTGTGATGATTATTTCTGTTGGCATTGCCGTATCAATCGGGCAGGTGAGTATCCCGCTTGCTGAATCCTATCGCATCCTTGTATTCAAATTGACAGGATTCCAAATCGGTCAAGCACCGATTGAAGCCGGATCATTTACCGATATCATCTGGCAGATTCGTTTTCCGCGTGTTCTGATGGCTATGTTTATTGGTGCGGGTCTCGCGATGTGTGGTGCAGTCATGCAAGCAGCCGTACAGAACCCGTTGGCGGATCCATACATACTGGGCATATCTTCGGGCGCTTCACTCGGAGCAACGTTTGCGATCTTGATTGGATTCGGTGCTATTAGTTGGTTAGGACAGACGGGAGTAGCATTCTGGGCATTTGCTGGAGCCATGGGGGCATCCTTGTTGGTACTGACGTTAGCAGGTATTCGAGGCAAGATGACCTCAGTCAAGCTTGTACTTGCCGGGATGGTTATTAATGCGCTGTGTACAGCCTTTTCTAATTTTATTATCTATTTTGCTAACAACGCTGAGGGGATCAAAACGGTAACGTTCTGGACGATGGGTAGTCTCGCTGCCTCCGGGTGGAATAAGCTACCTTTGATCGGCATCGTGGTGATCGTGTCCATTGTGTTCTTCCTATTGCAGTCCCGTGTGCTGAACACAATGTTACTAGGTGATGAAGCAGCAGTTACGCTCGGCATTAACTTGAGTGTGTACCGTAGGCTATACATGTTATTAACGGCGCTGGTGACAGGGGTTATGGTGGCGAGCTGTGGCATGATCGGTTTTGTCGGTCTCATTATTCCACATATCGTTAGAGGTCTGGTCGGTTCAAACCATCGCAAAGTCATGCCTGTATCCGTGCTCTTTGGTGCGATCTTCCTCATCTGGACAGACGTTATTGCAAGATCTCTGATATCCAGTGTAGAGCTGCCAATCGGGATCATTACAGCGATGATAGGTGCACCGATGTTTATGTATATGTTAGTCAAAAAAGGCTACGGTTTTGGAGGAAACTAA